Proteins from a single region of Limibacter armeniacum:
- a CDS encoding SUKH-3 domain-containing protein — translation MIRLPEEIIPYFEEAGWKEGRKIDLSNLLKNEFGEYPENYLLFMSEFLGLEIHNKGEIEYISDGQVDKIEYDNYIHFDLMYGEELVIDAEGEEGGIKYYSDLIGKKLYPIGMVRDDFTAAVDENLAVYIFNTGILGCVKVHDDPYQGLKCILKNDLYTHAYILEEEGEHKGKWFKRKVPKG, via the coding sequence ATGATAAGACTACCTGAAGAAATAATTCCTTATTTTGAAGAAGCTGGATGGAAAGAAGGTCGTAAAATAGATTTGTCAAATTTATTAAAAAATGAATTTGGGGAATATCCTGAGAACTATCTTTTGTTTATGTCAGAGTTTTTAGGTTTAGAAATACATAACAAGGGTGAAATTGAATATATTAGTGATGGTCAAGTAGATAAAATAGAATATGATAATTACATCCACTTTGATTTAATGTATGGTGAAGAACTTGTAATTGATGCAGAGGGAGAAGAAGGAGGAATAAAATATTATTCTGACTTGATAGGAAAGAAACTATATCCTATCGGTATGGTTCGAGATGATTTTACGGCTGCTGTTGACGAAAACCTTGCAGTGTATATATTTAATACTGGAATTCTAGGATGTGTAAAAGTTCATGATGATCCTTATCAAGGACTTAAGTGTATATTAAAAAATGATTTATATACTCATGCTTATATTCTAGAAGAGGAAGGGGAACATAAGGGAAAATGGTTTAAACGGAAAGTTCCTAAGGGGTGA